The Arvicanthis niloticus isolate mArvNil1 chromosome 9, mArvNil1.pat.X, whole genome shotgun sequence genomic interval CTAACCAATGCAACAAAACACACAGGTATGACCAGTCCTCCTTCATTAGGAATGTGACTATCTGTGTGGCACATTACTGAACATCTGCAAGGACAGAACCAGGGATTCTTATCACTCAAGTGTGTACAACTGAGCTCACACATTTGAAACAGGAGCTAAGATAAATATTTGtgactacttttctttcttcttgtctatggaattagtgtgtgtgcatgctcatgtgcaTATGTTAACGCAGgtgtgcatgaacatgtgtgCGCATGAACACGTGTGTGCATTTATGCACAGGCCAGAGCTctatgttgggtgtcttcctcagctgctctccatcttttaaatgtttttacacTTACCTTCTGTATGCCGCTCACTCTTAcacaccactgagccatctcactggctctctACCTTACTTGAGATGAGAGCTCTCATTGGAGCCCGTCAGTCCTGCTTGAGTGGCTGACAGCACGCTCCAGCCATCTATCTCCCTGTCCATTTGTGCTTGTTCTGGCTCCGCTGCTGACGTCACAGATGTGTGCTTCAGaatctttggtttggtttggtttctgtctgtgctggggatccaaactcaggtccttttgttttgttttgtttttcaagacaggatttctctgtttagccctggctgtcctggaactcactctgtagaccaggctggccttaaactcagaaatccgcctgcctctgcctcccaagtgctgggattcaaactcaggtcttatACTTACACAGTCAGCACTTTATGAACGGAGCCATTTCCTAAGCCCCACTTTGGACTTACTTTTCTACTCCTGTTTTCATTGAAGTTTTTAGGAAAGCAGTGATCCTGAACAAACTCCTGAGGTGTTATCACTTAAGCTCCTAAGAACAGGCAGTTTGCAAGACCTGGAAAGACTAGCCTTACAAAGGAACATCATGCCCATCTTCTCACTGAGTGCACTCTCATTGTTTGGAAGCTTTTGGAGAGCTGCACATTACTAACACCGTTCTCATGCATGTGGGGGAAAAAATCATCCATTAGTAAAAATAAGGAAACTATGAATGTTTAATAAAAGGAGAATGAATGAGCTGAGAGACTTTAACAGAGACATGAAGCCAACTGCACATGAATCAAATTAACACGTATGTGAAGTGGTTAGAAAATAACCACATATGggctgggctgtggctcagtggtgcaTAAATGACCCATCATGCATTGAGTCAAACCAGACTAAAGAAGAGCCTTGACCCAAGTTGTTCTCATATTATGCTACACTGCATTTTACAGCATCTAAGAATGCTTACTTAATGTCTCCTTTACAAGCAAAGCTCTTCTGACTATAATAAGTCAGTGTTTGGAGACCTTTACAACCCTCAGGAATTACAAATAGGAACTAGGCAATGACAAGACCGAAAACCAAACTCCTTTGCTACTATTCTAAGAACAGTAAAATCATAACAGTGTGTACTGTTATTTGTTAGatacatattaataataattataatacatattataaaatactCTGAATAAAAGGAGGACTTGAGTTGGGTGTGTTGCTACACCCCCAGAGTCATAGGACTTGGGAGATTAAAGCAGGAGAGATCACGACTGTCTCAGTTAACAAGAAGACACAGATAAGAGGGCCTGTTATATTCAAAGACAAAAAGCCGCAACATGACGTTAATAGTGCTAAATTCTAAAATGGAGTTTACATAACCACTGCAAAAGCAAGAGCTTAGAAAGCAAAACACTTCAAGATATAGTTACAGGACAGAAGCCCAAAGGGCCTTTAGTAGTACAGGAAACAATTCCACGACACTGGCAGGTGGGCATACATATTAGAAAGCTCTGTGGTGGAGGAGACTATCAGCAACCTAAAGAGACAGTCTACAGAGCTCAGAAACTAGAATCCTTGCCGGCTACACATGAAGTGGAGCATTCACATCAACAGAATATATAGAACCGTAACAATTAAAcaccaaatgaaagaaaatcactaaaaaaataagataatgaaCTGAAGACAATTccccaaagggggaaaaaaaccccacaaatggccaataaacatGTACCTttaatcagagaaatgtaaattaaaactacttcATCTTACCCTAGTCAGAATATCTATTATCAAAAGCCAAatgacaggctggagagatggctcagcagttaggagcacttactcctcttccagaggacccaggtgtggTTCTGCGTATACACACAGCAGTACAACGGTCTGTAGTCCAGCTTCCGGGGATCTAGTGTGCACTTTAacatccacaggcagcaggcacacatgtggtacatatacaagACACTCATAAACGTTAAACAACACTGAGTACTGGCAAGGACACGGGCAAAGGAAACCCTGCCTCATTGCTAGCAGGAGTGTAAACTGAACTACGGAAGTCAGTATGGAGGCTTCCAAAGCAACTAAAAGCAATACCACTTCTGCCTCGGCCATGTTTTCCAGCTCTCCCACAGATACTAACTCATCCATGTCTATTGCCATGCTACTCACCACAGCCAGGAAACAGAGCCAGCCCAGATGTCCATTAACAGACAGGCGAATAAAGCCAATGTGATAAATatgcacaatggaattttatacaGCCATAAAAAACAATATCAAggaggcagtggtagcacatgcctttaatcccagcattcgggagggaggcaggggcaggtggatctctgtgaatgtgAGCCTAGTTGAATCTACAGAGGTAGTTCCAGgaccaggacagccaaggctacccaaagaaaccctgccttgaaagaccaaaaacaaaacagaacaaacaaagagcccaatccaaaccaaaaaacccaaaataaacaaacaaaccaaccctaAATCAAGTCATtaacaagaaaatgaatggaactagaaaatgaatggaactcaAGAGACAAATATGTTTTCTCATATGcaaatcttaaattttaatttttatgtatgtgtaagcATGTACATGTACTGGGGAATGGATTGGAAATGAAACTAAAGGGGATCATAAAAGAGGGAGAGAGCTttaggaagaaggggaaagaagtcAGCAGGACACACGTGACAGGAAAGTCAAATGGGActaaagtggggagggggagccCGGCAGGCAGGGCAAGGGCAGGAGAGGGGTAACACAAAACTGCCCCCTCAGCGCCCACTATTTATAcactgaagaaaaggaagaagagctgGTTCTTCTGTCCCTCTCAACAGTGTCTTGGCTCCTAAATGGACACTGGTGAGTGCTCCAGACTGTCCCAGGAATTAGAAAGCAAACCTTAGCGACCTAAGAGGACCTCCCCTGTCAACAACTTCAGGAGCCAGGGCCAGCAGAAGTAGATTCTTTTTGATAGTTCATTTGCACAACTGAGCTGCCCTTCCTGTTCTCAATCTACCATACCTCTCATCTGTCCTACACGGTGTCCCATGGTCTTCCTGCAACAATTTCATGTCAGCCCTATTTAAAATCCTTGCTTTTGCTTAGAGATTTACCTACCTCTGATGGTAGAGCGCTTACGTAGTATTTGTGAAGCCtcgggttcaatctccagcaccacataaacggTGGTGCCTGTCTGTAAATCTCATCACTTGGGATACAAAGGtaaatcaaaagttcaaggtcttccttgaCTATGtaacaagtctgaggccagcctaggctaactgctatcttgtctctaaataaataaataaataaataaagattgtGGACCAAAATTCTTGcttcttaatcccagcactagggtgaCTAAGGCAAGAGTTAgagaaaacaccaccaccaccaccttgttTGAAACATCTATAGGCTCTACCCcttaagatagatagataaggacATAGAAATTCTGAGTTTGACCCAAAGCCCCACCACAGCAGACCTCAGGCAGTCACTAGCAGTTACTGGTCACCGCACAGGAAGTCTCCACCATACACCTTGTACCCTCATAAGTGAAAAGCACTCGCCGCTACACTCCCCTGAGGCCTGGCACCCTCTGTGCTGGGCGAATGCAGCATTGGTGCTTCCTCTGCAGTGCTTACAACCCTCAAAGACTGTACAACAAAATAAGTTGTGCCTGTGGAAGAAGTTATTAGTGACAACAAAAGAATATGGAAAACCAGGATGGGTGTAAGGGGAAGTCAACCTAGAACATGTAACTGGCTCCATGTTTTACTTACTTTTGTGGAGTCAAAAGAGGCAAATCCCattaatttcatcatttctatttcttcctccGTTTTACCCTCCAGATCTTCCtctgcaaaaaaacaaaaacaaaacaagtttttgAACTCTTATCATACATCTGGATGCATAGAGATGCACATCTGTACAAATGAAAAGTAGCAACAAACTTGTACACATTTCACCTCACCagcaaagaacaaataaaaggtAAATCTAACAAGAAAGATGCCTATCAACTTTGATGTGCTAAAGTGTCCATCTCCACAGAACCTTTAACATCAGATGTGACACCATCAAGTTTTGAAGATATTCCcaaataaaattttttcatgttttttaaaaatatctttcctaAGCCAGAACCAACACATACACTGGACATTCACTACtgtataattaaaagaaaatctcaagACCATACACAACGAACTGTATAAAAGGTTAATATTCACATGCTCaaaattagactttttttttcagacaaggtttctctttgtagccctgactgtcttggaactcactttgtagaccaagctggccttgaactcagagatctgcctgcctctggctccaaagtgctgggattaaaggtgtgtgccaccactgcctggcttcaaaatTAAACTTTTAACATGACTGAAATTATCTAAATAAGTCTGCTTATTCAGTAACATTACCAGTAATCTGAcgttctttgttctttatttctttagtttctttcttttcctcatctcttctttctttcagtcGAGAAGGTGAGGGAGATGTGGATCTATGTCGTCTTGGAGACCTAATGTTTATGAAGTAAAGATGttagaaacacacatgcaaagcAATTCTGTTGATCTGTATAGTCTTCCATGAGTTTCTAACAGGGGAAGACTGAACAAAGTCAGGCTACAGAGACCACAGTCCATCCTTTAGAGCAGACATAGGAAGGTTCTACTTGGGTTCTCTGGTGGTTGGAAGAAAAAATTTATCCAAAAGTTATCAATATGACTGAATCTAGAAAAGTTTTGTGAGACCTATAAACCTTCAAAGTTTCTAAGGTGAGCTAGACAGAGAGATGGATCTGTGGCTAAGAGCAagtactgcttttgcagaagacccaggtttgattcctagtcaCCAACAACTGCAGTTCttggaatctgacaccctctggcctccataggcacctatagacatgtatgtggtacatgtaAAACTCATGTaggtatgcatatatgcatgtatgcacacacacacacaaattaagaatattttaaaagaaagttggTAATAGGTCAGTGAGATGGTTGCAGAGGTAAGAGTGTTGGACAGCCTGAGCTGATTCCAAGGGCCCATGCAGTGAAAGGAGGAAAGTGACTCCCAAGTTGTCCCTGACGTTCACATGTATACCTTCAAATgcaataagaaatttaaaaaatgaatacacacatgcacacacacacacttctaacaAACATCCTTCTCTTTGAAGAGTCCCTACCTCCCTGTGGGTCACTGTTGTTAAGCACATACTTAAATTTCTTACTCTACCAAATACCATTCGAAGGGGGTTTCACTCATTATTCCtcgttgctcttacagagaactccagacaatggctcagtggttcacagcactggctgcccttccagtgGAGATGGGCTCTGGCACCTACAGCTCAGCTTAGTCTGGAACTTGTTTCTGATGCACCAGGTACAGACATGCATGAAGGCTaaacccacacacagagaaaataagatGAACATCGTTTTTAAAAGACTATGCTCTGATATAGTGTAATTAAACCATTTGCCAAGAGTAATTCTAGCTTTAGAATATTGTGTGATTAAACTTCGGCATTTCATGAAACTAGAGTCCTCTTCTAAGTGATAAAGGCAAAGTCAGGGGCatctcctgggttttttgttctcTGCATCCTTGTAGTCAAGCTTCagggtttttccttttttttggtttgatttgctgTCTACACTCACCTGGAGCGTCTTCGGTGTGGAGATCTTGAGCGGCTCCTTCTGCGGTCTCTCTCTCTGGACCTGGACCTTTCTCGCCGTCTTCTTTCTCGATCCCGAGATGTGGACCGGGACCGCCTACGTTCTAACAAACACAAAGATAGCAGAGCTAAAGGTTAATTGAACACCTAGAGCTCTGCTATTGACGTATAATGCAAGCCACTTCCAGCAGTCACAatgaacagtttaaaaaaaagtcagctgaGCATGGTACTTAGGGAAGAGACAGGCCCATCTCTGTGGATTCAAGGCCAGTCCATGAGCTCCAGAACAGGCACAGCTAAGTgaaaaccctggctcaaaaaacaaacaagaagtaaGTCTTGTgcagggtggcacacacctgtaacaccaggactggggaagtggaggcagaaaaagCAATCATTTAAGACCAACCTCTGATatggtaaggctctgtgtggGTGGAAAACAAAGGGTAAAGGGTTGGGGGTACTGCACAGGAACAGAGCTCTTCCTTGCATCTGTGAGGCACTAGGTTCAGTtctcttgaacacacacacacctactaaCATTTCAACACATAACAACACTTAAATTACTTTAAAGTCAAACAATGTGCTATATTTAAAACCACCCACATTTCCATCATTTATACAATAGCTTAATATCGAATTAGATTCGCTTTTCAGTCAGAATCATATTCTTAACACAAAgttctgtggcttttttttttttttttgaaagtatggctatgtatgtgggtgtttctctccctcccccccccccccacttgttCAATCTACCATGTTTTGTACTAATCAGTAAACTGGTCAAAGTAAAGCATAATGCTACAAAACAGgtaacaccctcccccccccccccccccaggtaatTCAATCTATTGAAAAATTTACAGCACTTCGAAGGTTCAATTTGCTTGAGGCCCTGGTTCTTAGTAAGAAAACTGAGTATACGCCAGTTGAAGGTGAGCCTTGTTCTAAACATCTAGAGACTAATTCTAATCCCTTAACATGGCTAAGGGCACAGAAATCCTCCGAGTTTGTCCCAAAGTCCCACCTTACATGGCCTCAGTCCTGTACTCTCAGGGACTGGGGTACAGAAGGCATTAAGATATGCAGTCTCAAACTAAACACCTCCAACTAACGACTTAGGCAGGGCACTAACATTCTGTAAGCATTTGAGCCTAGGTAATCACATGCTCAATGTTATGGAGGGTGACGTTAATTCTCACACCAATTCTTCAAGGTAAAGCTACCTACGATGATTACAGGAACTGGACTAGAGAAAGGCGGGCTGATTTATGATTTATCCAGTCCCCCAGAAGCTAAGCGAAGAGACTGTGGAACGCTAATCCAGGGCGAGGCTGAGGAGAGCAGGCCCCGGCCTGGCCCGGCCCCGCACTCTCCCCGTCCTTCGGGGCGAGGACGTGGGTAGCACCTGTCACCGTCCTGAGCCGCGAGATTTTCTGAACTCACCCCTTCGCGGGGAGCGACTACGACTTCGACCCATCggagtcctcctcctcctcctccgacCGCCCCGGAAACCACCCCACAACTTCCGGAGCAGCCGGAAATTGATTTTGCTGGCCTACTGGAAACTAGCGGAGTACGTTGCAAGGGTTCCGGCGGctccaggaaaaaacaaaacaaatcaaaacaacaacgacaacaacgacaaaaacaaacaaaaaaccaaaccgaTTACTTAAGTCCTGCCCCGGATGTCGCCCCAGGGCCTGAAGTTCCTGCAAGAACTGGTAGCGGATATCGCTTCTTCAAgttagtatttcttttttttgccAGGATTTACCCTTTTGTCCTCCTGGAAAACTCACCTAGCTGTGTATCGCTCCACCCACCCagcacagttttttgtttttttttttttttttttttttttttttttttttcctgtttcctcagcttactctatagaacaggctggcctccaactcagagatccgcctgcctctgcctcccaagtgttgggattaaaagggCGCATCACAACGTCAGGCCGCACAGATTCTAATCAGCATAAGCTGATTTTTGACTCTTGcacataatttttattaagtCAGCTTTATGTTTTCTCAAATGACAGCACCGAGATGGTACCCTAAACTACTATGGCGATTTgagactgttttatttttgtatgtatgtgggtgtcccTAGAGCCTAGAAGGCTTGCATTCCATACAACTGGTCATTTAGAACCTCCTGACGGTAGGCACTGAGAAAATGAGCAGCAAATGCTGTTTTCCACtgtattctccatctcctcagcccttttACTTTTGTAAGTAAAAGGCTCCATCAGACTCCTGAAAAGAACCTTCCAGATGTTGCCATAACCTTCTAAATGAAAGGCTTTATGATGCACAAAAAATAAGAGGAAAGGTTCCTTTGCCCTCAAAAGGATGGGCCTTTTGCAGTAAAACATGTATACAGTGAATGGGAAAGGCTGCAGTCTCTGCTGACGGAACCCATGCTATTGCCAGCCGTTGGCAGTCAAAGGCCTGGCTTTTAGAACAAAAacttgggaggaggcagaagaggctaGTTTTAGTTTGAAAACACTTGGTCCACTAGttatcatgtaaaaaaaaaaaaaagtaaataaatgaaatacaaatacatacatttttgtaCAGCCTCTTTTATGCCTGAGCCCAAATAAACTAGAATTTCCAACATGAGGCCTGACTTCCATATTTTTGAGAGCATGGCATAATATGTGTGTCAAGCTGTGGAAGAGCAGTAGGGGTCACTCAGAATGAAGTTTTAGGGATAATCTTGGATAAACACATGGACAGTTGAAGTCACTGTCCACAGTGCAAGAGGGAAATTTGAGGAAGCCAGACACTGTGTGTTAGAGGTGTGAGAAGAGAGTAAGGCAACATGGGGGCTATGGGTGATCAGAGACATATGCTTCCCCCTTTTCCTTGCCAGGGCTGGGGTCTCATGTAATGAAAACACCTCGAACAGTCTTCACATTTTCAAAAGTGGTTGGGAAGTACGATGAAGTTAGTTTAACAGACATTTGTGAATGCCTGCTGGATGTTGGATACTGCACT includes:
- the Snrnp27 gene encoding U4/U6.U5 small nuclear ribonucleoprotein 27 kDa protein, with translation MGRSRSRSPRRERRRSRSTSRDRERRRRERSRSRERDRRRSRSRSPHRRRSRSPRRHRSTSPSPSRLKERRDEEKKETKEIKNKERQITEEDLEGKTEEEIEMMKLMGFASFDSTKGKKVDGSVNAYAINVSQKRKYRQYMNRKGGFNRPLDFIA